Proteins encoded together in one Drosophila albomicans strain 15112-1751.03 chromosome 2R, ASM965048v2, whole genome shotgun sequence window:
- the LOC127565809 gene encoding fructose-bisphosphate aldolase isoform X1, whose amino-acid sequence MTTYFNYPSKELQEELKTIAQAIVAPGKGILAADESVSTMGKRLKDIGVENSEENRRAYRQLLFTTDDKLSENISGVILFDETLYQKADDGTPFVQLLKKKGIIPGIKVDKGVVPLFGSEDESTTQGLDDLAARCAKYKKEGCDFAKWRCVLKIGKNTPSYQSILENANVLARYASICQSERIVPIVEPEVLPDGDHDLDRAQKVTETVLAAVYKALNDHHVYLEGTLLKPNMVTAGQSAAKKNTPEEIGLATVQALRRTVPAAVPGVTFLSGGQSEEEASVNLSAINKVPLGRPWALTFSYGRALQASVLRAWGGKKENIGAGQNELLKRARANGEAAVGKYVPGSAGAGSGSLFIANHAY is encoded by the exons ATGACCACATACTTCAACTATCCCAGCAAGGAGCTGCAGGAGGAGCTCAAGACCATCGCCCAGGCGATCGTCGCTCCCGGCAAGGGTATCCTCGCCGCCGATGAGTCCGTGTCGACCATGGGCAAGCGTCTTAAGGACATTGGCGTGGAGAACTCCGAGGAGAACCGTCGCGCTTACCGCCAGCTTCTGTTCACCACTGACGATAAGTTGTCTGAGAACATCTCTGGCGTTATCTTGTTCGACGAGACTCTGTACCAGAAGGCCGATGATGGCACTCCCTTCGTTCAGCTGCTGAAGAAGAAGGGCATCATTCCCGGCATCAAGGTCGACAAGGGTGTTGTCCCATTGTTCGGCTCTGAGGATGAGTCGACCACCCAGGGTCTGGATGATTTGGCTGCCCGTTGCGCCAAGTACAAGAAGGAGGGTTGCGATTTCGCCAAGTGGCGTTGCGTGCTGAAGATCGGCAAGAACACCCCCTCATACCAGTCCATTCTGGAGAACGCCAATGTGTTGGCCCGTTATGCCTCCATCTGCCAGTCGGAGCGCATCGTCCCCATTGTTGAGCCTGAGGTGCTTCCCGATGGTGATCACGATCTGGACCGTGCCCAGAAGGTCACCGAGACCGTTCTGGCTGCCGTCTACAAGGCCCTGAACGATCACCACGTCTACCTGGAGGGTACTCTGCTGAAGCCCAACATGGTCACTGCTGGTCAGTCTGCCGCGAAAAAGAACACACCCGAGGAGATCGGCTTGGCCACCGTTCAGGCTCTGCGCCGCACCGTGCCCGCTGCCGTTCCCG GCGTCACCTTCCTGTCTGGTGGTCAGTCCGAGGAGGAGGCCTCCGTCAACTTGAGCGCCATCAACAAAGTTCCTCTGGGTCGCCCATGGGCTCTGACCTTCTCGTACGGTCGTGCCCTGCAAGCCTCCGTGCTCCGCGCATGGGGTGGCAAGAAGGAGAACATTGGTGCTGGCCAGAAC